The following are encoded in a window of Haloferax sp. Atlit-12N genomic DNA:
- a CDS encoding Eco57I restriction-modification methylase domain-containing protein, whose product MTETTGPTQGRDLGFVETPTGVADCIANNLIHRGKDGRALYPGLGRGRIRDAVASVARRRNATLDEVGVERDCERIAEFQDSHPDADVDVRHANFLLDPPDGEFDYIAMNPPYVRYSDIPDDEREAYRDEFDLATGKFDLFHLFVEQATRLLADDGVFVMVIPTTWYGSADDSFREFVADQRPHNHVLVPDDAFDAAVSTCVLAMDNMPDGGSALRPRENPHPYDLMDLAKCGTIDSAYYDRVSEESKRIWQARQGRSQTQRLRGQTTIAEFE is encoded by the coding sequence ATGACTGAAACAACCGGTCCAACACAGGGCAGGGATCTCGGTTTCGTCGAGACGCCGACCGGCGTCGCCGACTGCATCGCGAACAACCTCATCCACCGCGGGAAGGACGGCCGCGCGCTCTACCCCGGCCTCGGTCGTGGCCGCATCCGAGACGCCGTCGCGAGCGTCGCACGGCGTCGGAACGCGACGCTCGATGAAGTGGGCGTCGAGCGCGACTGCGAGCGCATCGCCGAGTTCCAGGACTCCCACCCGGACGCCGATGTCGATGTCCGCCACGCGAACTTTCTTTTGGACCCGCCAGACGGCGAGTTCGACTACATCGCGATGAACCCGCCGTACGTCCGCTACAGCGACATCCCAGACGACGAACGGGAGGCGTACCGCGACGAGTTCGACCTCGCGACCGGGAAGTTCGACCTGTTCCACCTGTTCGTCGAACAGGCCACACGACTCCTCGCAGACGACGGCGTGTTCGTCATGGTCATCCCGACGACGTGGTACGGGAGTGCGGACGACTCGTTTCGGGAGTTCGTCGCCGACCAACGGCCACACAACCACGTCCTCGTGCCCGACGACGCGTTCGATGCGGCGGTCAGCACGTGCGTCCTCGCGATGGACAACATGCCCGACGGCGGGTCAGCGCTCCGGCCCCGAGAGAACCCCCACCCGTACGACCTGATGGACCTCGCGAAGTGTGGGACCATCGACAGCGCGTACTACGACCGCGTGTCTGAAGAGTCGAAGCGTATCTGGCAAGCTCGACAGGGACGTTCGCAGACGCAGAGGCTCCGAGGACAGACCACTATAGCCGAGTTCGAGTAA
- a CDS encoding DUF1643 domain-containing protein has product MSEFVDNRADAVLSDDGMYRYRLSRTWDADKPTVAFVMLNPSTADATSDDPTIRRCLGFAKEWGFGSLVVANLFALRSTDPAALADHADPVGPGNDAHLQDVCDSAERVVVAWGAKGSLNGRAEAVTDLLDDYDLYALDTTKAGHPAHPLYQPADAELTNWVGDQL; this is encoded by the coding sequence ATGAGTGAGTTCGTCGACAACCGCGCCGACGCGGTTCTTTCTGACGACGGGATGTACCGCTACCGACTCTCGCGGACGTGGGACGCCGACAAGCCGACGGTCGCGTTCGTGATGCTGAATCCGTCGACGGCCGACGCAACCAGCGACGACCCGACGATTCGGCGCTGTCTCGGCTTCGCAAAGGAGTGGGGCTTTGGGTCGCTCGTTGTCGCCAACCTGTTCGCGCTCCGAAGCACGGACCCGGCGGCGCTGGCGGACCACGCGGACCCGGTCGGGCCGGGGAACGACGCGCACCTGCAGGACGTGTGCGACAGCGCCGAGCGAGTCGTCGTCGCGTGGGGTGCGAAAGGGTCGCTTAACGGGCGTGCCGAGGCAGTCACCGACCTGCTCGACGACTACGACCTCTACGCGCTCGACACGACCAAGGCCGGTCACCCGGCCCATCCACTCTACCAACCGGCAGATGCCGAGCTGACGAACTGGGTCGGTGATCAACTGTGA